The Gemmata palustris genome includes a region encoding these proteins:
- a CDS encoding peptidylprolyl isomerase — protein sequence MRRSFVLSLAGLALAPLALAQPPTPPPATPAGTGTSPARDNQVAASVNGDSIPLTEVDALLKNTLPLTPLTAAQRRQMRVEVLSDMIDDLLLRQFLRKNGPKVDPAEIDSQLKAFGDKLKKDGKSLADFYKETGQTEAQVRESWTTAMQLTGYVKSNTTEEQLKAYFSANKDHFDRVEVKVQHIVLRVGKNATAVERAAAKEKLEAIRAELAAGKLDFASAAKKHSHCPSGPTGGDIGYIARKGGLVDEAICRAAFAMKTGELSGVIETDFGLHILQVTDRKPGTPSTYEKSATDVLDTYSDDFRAELIAKLRKQGQIQITVP from the coding sequence GCAGGAACGGGAACTTCTCCCGCGCGCGACAATCAGGTCGCCGCCAGCGTGAACGGCGATTCGATCCCGCTCACGGAAGTCGATGCCCTGTTGAAGAATACGCTCCCGCTCACGCCTCTCACTGCCGCACAGAGGCGCCAGATGCGAGTCGAGGTGCTCTCCGACATGATCGACGACCTGCTCTTGCGGCAATTCCTCCGCAAGAACGGGCCGAAGGTCGATCCGGCCGAGATCGATTCGCAACTGAAAGCGTTCGGCGACAAGCTCAAGAAGGACGGCAAATCACTCGCGGACTTCTACAAGGAAACGGGCCAGACCGAAGCCCAGGTGCGGGAATCGTGGACGACCGCGATGCAGCTCACCGGCTACGTGAAGAGCAACACGACCGAGGAGCAACTCAAAGCGTACTTCAGCGCGAACAAGGACCACTTCGACCGCGTGGAAGTGAAAGTGCAGCACATCGTTCTGCGCGTGGGCAAGAACGCGACTGCGGTCGAGCGCGCTGCGGCCAAAGAGAAGCTCGAAGCGATCCGCGCCGAACTCGCGGCCGGGAAACTCGACTTCGCGAGTGCCGCAAAGAAACATTCGCACTGCCCCAGCGGGCCGACCGGCGGCGACATCGGCTACATCGCCCGCAAGGGCGGACTCGTGGACGAAGCGATCTGCAGGGCCGCGTTCGCGATGAAGACGGGCGAACTCAGCGGGGTGATTGAAACGGACTTCGGCCTGCACATTCTCCAGGTGACGGACCGAAAGCCGGGCACACCCAGCACCTATGAAAAGTCCGCGACCGACGTGCTCGATACGTACAGCGACGACTTCCGCGCCGAACTCATTGCCAAACTCCGCAAGCAGGGGCAGATCCAAATCACGGTGCCCTAA
- a CDS encoding SDR family NAD(P)-dependent oxidoreductase: MPANLFDLTGRVALVTGGNKGLGKAMARGLAEAGADVVIASRNEDELKAALDEILAGTGRRGAYCVTDVSVRDEVKKLATFAIEKMGRVDVLVNNAGMNAPQAIDAITDDTWDRVLEVNLSSVMALTRDLVPQMKQRRWGRVVHISSIMGQVSKEKRNVYSATKAALIGMARASALDLGPHGITVNCIAPGPFMTDMPMSVLSDPEKQAFADRTALGRWAQPSELVGPVLMLCSDAGSYVTGQTLFVDGGYLAR; the protein is encoded by the coding sequence GTGCCCGCCAATCTCTTCGATCTCACGGGTCGCGTCGCACTCGTGACCGGCGGGAACAAGGGGCTCGGTAAAGCGATGGCACGCGGCCTCGCCGAAGCCGGGGCCGATGTCGTTATTGCCAGCCGAAACGAAGACGAACTCAAGGCCGCGCTCGATGAGATTCTGGCCGGTACCGGGCGCCGAGGGGCGTACTGCGTGACCGACGTCTCCGTGAGGGACGAGGTCAAAAAACTCGCCACATTTGCGATAGAGAAGATGGGGCGCGTCGACGTCCTCGTGAACAACGCGGGGATGAACGCCCCTCAAGCGATCGACGCCATCACCGACGACACGTGGGACCGCGTGCTCGAGGTCAATTTGAGTTCGGTGATGGCACTCACGCGCGACCTCGTGCCGCAGATGAAACAGCGGCGCTGGGGTCGGGTGGTGCATATTTCGTCGATCATGGGCCAAGTGTCCAAAGAGAAGCGGAACGTCTACTCCGCGACGAAAGCCGCACTCATCGGAATGGCCCGCGCGAGCGCGCTCGATTTGGGGCCGCACGGAATCACGGTCAACTGCATCGCGCCGGGGCCGTTTATGACCGATATGCCGATGTCGGTGCTGTCCGACCCCGAGAAACAAGCCTTTGCGGACCGCACGGCCCTGGGTCGCTGGGCACAACCCAGCGAACTCGTGGGACCGGTGCTGATGCTGTGCAGCGATGCCGGTAGCTACGTCACCGGCCAGACACTCTTCGTGGACGGCGGTTATTTGGCCCGTTGA